From one Brachypodium distachyon strain Bd21 chromosome 4, Brachypodium_distachyon_v3.0, whole genome shotgun sequence genomic stretch:
- the LOC100824927 gene encoding calmodulin-binding protein 60 A isoform X2, translating into MRILFCIKANLFALCNICRRILGNSFTLGFGKITCNMFCHMEIPRHDRYLKLTCVIFLLAFIGHSKLESLEGQLRGLHQEMKQLTRLYSASQAAQQTRLETNHEHGTAERSNTRLCFLNDLQTPIYTDKNIAAENKTPIKIGIFEGQNIIRKGPLSNIKVEVMVLRGDFSNDGQESWSEEEFNSHIVKGRYGQGFVLGGDNCVVRLTNGEASLGKLRFKEGSSRTRSRKFVLAARVCKTETTGVRVQEAVMKPVTVRDRRNEANEKRHPPKLDDDVYRLEEISKDGIYHKRLQKAHIFTVHDFLKALNKNDKKLREEVLQMRKQHNSFVKMVNHARECCLREKYDLKAYENEERNVRLYFNCVDQLVGAEFQGEYITQDEFDPAQKAQANKLKECAHDKLEDISFDYVMRNNFPAKVCTSSNAAVAGPFFPNPSGQNMSNQGELLMYSFLLIRCITSLKSTDHNLLVEGTSAAVSLGHDEVSSLAEPLLPTEEQVPLGPTNSCNSVVEHGPLSDLVFEEDDFDVFQDFNAFSEPDFPCFGDDAVQPLWANDDPQPSSSSFPGMFHGNE; encoded by the exons ATGAGGATTCTGTTTTGCATCAAAGCAAATCTGTTCGCATTATGTAATATTTGTAGAAGAATTTTGGGTAACAGCTTCACTCTTGGATTTGGTAAAATAACCTGTAATATGTTCTGCCATATGGAAATTCCAAGGCACGATAGGTATCTGAAGCTGACCTGTGTAATTTTTCTCCTTGCTTTCATTGGCCACAGCAAATTGGAAAGCTTAGAGGGGCAGCTTCGAGGTCTTCATCAAGAAATG AAACAATTGACACGTCTGTACTCTGCTAGCCAGGCTGCTCAACAAACTAG ACTAGAGACAAATCATGAGCATGGCACTGCCGAGAGATCCAACACTCGGCTGTGTTTCCTGAATGATCTGCAGACACCTATTTACACAGACAAGAATATAGCAGCTGAGAACAAAACACCTATTAAAATTGGCATATTTGAAGGCCAGAATATTATCAGGAAAGGCCCACTGTCTAACATTAAAGTTGAGGTCATGGTTCTCCGAGGCGACTTCTCCAATGATGGTCAGGAGAGCTGGAGCGAGGAGGAGTTCAACAGCCATATAGTGAAAGGCCGGTATGGGCAAGGATTTGTGTTAGGGGGTGATAATTGTGTTGTGCGGCTGACCAATGGGGAGGCATCTCTCGGAAAATTACGCTTCAAGGAAGGGTCATCCAGAACTCGCAGTCGAAAGTTCGTCCTTGCAGCAAGAGTATGTAAGACTGAAACTACCGGTGTTCGTGTTCAGGAAGCTGTCATGAAGCCTGTGACTGTGCGGGACCGTAGGAATGAAG CAAATGAGAAAAGGCACCCTCCAAAGTTGGATGATGACGTTTATCGTTTGGAGGAGATCTCCAAAGATGGAATTTACCACAAGAGGCTTCAGAAGGCGCATATCTTCACTGTGCATGACTTCTTGAAAGCTTTGAACAAGAATGACAAGAAGCTGCGTGAAGAA GTTCTCCAGATGAGGAAGCAGCACAATTCTTTTGTAAAAATGGTAAACCATGCCAGGGAGTGCTGTCTCAGAGAGAAGTATGATTTGAAAGCATATGAAAATGAAGAGAGAAATGTGAGACTTTATTTCAACTGTGTGGATCAACTTGTTGGAGCAGAATTTCAGGGTGAGTATATCACACAAGACGAATTCGATCCAGCTCAGAAG GCTCAAGCAAACAAACTGAAAGAGTGCGCACATGATAAATTGGAGGACATTTCATTTGATTATGTAATGAGGAACAACTTCCCAGCAAAAGTATGTACAAGTTCAAATGCTGCTGTCGCGGGCCCATTCTTTCCAAATCCTTCTGGTCAAAACATGTCCAATCAAG GTGAACTATTGATGTATTCATTCTTACTCATACGATGCATAACTAGTCTAAAATCGACAGACCATAACTTGTTGGTTGAAGGTACTTCAGCAGCTGTGAGCCTGGGCCATGACGAGGTCAGCTCTCTAGCTGAACCATTACTACCAACTGAAGAGCAAGTTCCGCTTGGTCCAACTAATTCTTGCAATTCTGTCGTGGAGCATGGTCCGCTTTCTGATCTTGTGTTCGAAGAAGACGACTTTGATGTGTTCCAGGATTTCAATGCATTTTCTGAACCAGACTTCCCCTGCTTTGGAGATGATGCAGTGCAACCATTGTGGGCCAATGATGATCCGCAGCCTAGCAGCTCTTCTTTTCCTGGAATGTTTCACGGCAATGAGTGA
- the LOC100824927 gene encoding calmodulin-binding protein 60 A isoform X3, whose protein sequence is MDRPPEKRLRIMVGDGGESAAMPMPMPMPMLASPGSRKLRQSMLVVLFLASLRTTVTASLSQIGRMVQRNVDRAFQKSQAAMFSKLESLEGQLRGLHQEMKQLTRLYSASQAAQQTRLETNHEHGTAERSNTRLCFLNDLQTPIYTDKNIAAENKTPIKIGIFEGQNIIRKGPLSNIKVEVMVLRGDFSNDGQESWSEEEFNSHIVKGRYGQGFVLGGDNCVVRLTNGEASLGKLRFKEGSSRTRSRKFVLAARVCKTETTGVRVQEAVMKPVTVRDRRNEANEKRHPPKLDDDVYRLEEISKDGIYHKRLQKAHIFTVHDFLKALNKNDKKLREEVLQMRKQHNSFVKMVNHARECCLREKYDLKAYENEERNVRLYFNCVDQLVGAEFQGEYITQDEFDPAQKAQANKLKECAHDKLEDISFDYVMRNNFPAKVCTSSNAAVAGPFFPNPSGQNMSNQDHNLLVEGTSAAVSLGHDEVSSLAEPLLPTEEQVPLGPTNSCNSVVEHGPLSDLVFEEDDFDVFQDFNAFSEPDFPCFGDDAVQPLWANDDPQPSSSSFPGMFHGNE, encoded by the exons atggatCGGCCGCCGGAGAAGCGTCTGAGGATTATGGTCGGAGATGGCGGCGAGTCGGCggcgatgccgatgccgatgccgatgccgatgctgGCGTCGCCGGGGAGCCGGAAGCTGAGGCAGTCCATGCTCGTGGTGCTCTTCCTGGC GAGTTTGAGGACCACGGTGACGGCCAGCCTCTCCCAGATTGGACGCATG GTTCAGAGAAATGTTGACAGGGCCTTTCAGAAGTCTCAGGCTGCAATGTTTAG CAAATTGGAAAGCTTAGAGGGGCAGCTTCGAGGTCTTCATCAAGAAATG AAACAATTGACACGTCTGTACTCTGCTAGCCAGGCTGCTCAACAAACTAG ACTAGAGACAAATCATGAGCATGGCACTGCCGAGAGATCCAACACTCGGCTGTGTTTCCTGAATGATCTGCAGACACCTATTTACACAGACAAGAATATAGCAGCTGAGAACAAAACACCTATTAAAATTGGCATATTTGAAGGCCAGAATATTATCAGGAAAGGCCCACTGTCTAACATTAAAGTTGAGGTCATGGTTCTCCGAGGCGACTTCTCCAATGATGGTCAGGAGAGCTGGAGCGAGGAGGAGTTCAACAGCCATATAGTGAAAGGCCGGTATGGGCAAGGATTTGTGTTAGGGGGTGATAATTGTGTTGTGCGGCTGACCAATGGGGAGGCATCTCTCGGAAAATTACGCTTCAAGGAAGGGTCATCCAGAACTCGCAGTCGAAAGTTCGTCCTTGCAGCAAGAGTATGTAAGACTGAAACTACCGGTGTTCGTGTTCAGGAAGCTGTCATGAAGCCTGTGACTGTGCGGGACCGTAGGAATGAAG CAAATGAGAAAAGGCACCCTCCAAAGTTGGATGATGACGTTTATCGTTTGGAGGAGATCTCCAAAGATGGAATTTACCACAAGAGGCTTCAGAAGGCGCATATCTTCACTGTGCATGACTTCTTGAAAGCTTTGAACAAGAATGACAAGAAGCTGCGTGAAGAA GTTCTCCAGATGAGGAAGCAGCACAATTCTTTTGTAAAAATGGTAAACCATGCCAGGGAGTGCTGTCTCAGAGAGAAGTATGATTTGAAAGCATATGAAAATGAAGAGAGAAATGTGAGACTTTATTTCAACTGTGTGGATCAACTTGTTGGAGCAGAATTTCAGGGTGAGTATATCACACAAGACGAATTCGATCCAGCTCAGAAG GCTCAAGCAAACAAACTGAAAGAGTGCGCACATGATAAATTGGAGGACATTTCATTTGATTATGTAATGAGGAACAACTTCCCAGCAAAAGTATGTACAAGTTCAAATGCTGCTGTCGCGGGCCCATTCTTTCCAAATCCTTCTGGTCAAAACATGTCCAATCAAG ACCATAACTTGTTGGTTGAAGGTACTTCAGCAGCTGTGAGCCTGGGCCATGACGAGGTCAGCTCTCTAGCTGAACCATTACTACCAACTGAAGAGCAAGTTCCGCTTGGTCCAACTAATTCTTGCAATTCTGTCGTGGAGCATGGTCCGCTTTCTGATCTTGTGTTCGAAGAAGACGACTTTGATGTGTTCCAGGATTTCAATGCATTTTCTGAACCAGACTTCCCCTGCTTTGGAGATGATGCAGTGCAACCATTGTGGGCCAATGATGATCCGCAGCCTAGCAGCTCTTCTTTTCCTGGAATGTTTCACGGCAATGAGTGA
- the LOC100824927 gene encoding calmodulin-binding protein 60 A isoform X1 yields MDRPPEKRLRIMVGDGGESAAMPMPMPMPMLASPGSRKLRQSMLVVLFLASLRTTVTASLSQIGRMVQRNVDRAFQKSQAAMFSKLESLEGQLRGLHQEMKQLTRLYSASQAAQQTRLETNHEHGTAERSNTRLCFLNDLQTPIYTDKNIAAENKTPIKIGIFEGQNIIRKGPLSNIKVEVMVLRGDFSNDGQESWSEEEFNSHIVKGRYGQGFVLGGDNCVVRLTNGEASLGKLRFKEGSSRTRSRKFVLAARVCKTETTGVRVQEAVMKPVTVRDRRNEANEKRHPPKLDDDVYRLEEISKDGIYHKRLQKAHIFTVHDFLKALNKNDKKLREEVLQMRKQHNSFVKMVNHARECCLREKYDLKAYENEERNVRLYFNCVDQLVGAEFQGEYITQDEFDPAQKAQANKLKECAHDKLEDISFDYVMRNNFPAKVCTSSNAAVAGPFFPNPSGQNMSNQGELLMYSFLLIRCITSLKSTDHNLLVEGTSAAVSLGHDEVSSLAEPLLPTEEQVPLGPTNSCNSVVEHGPLSDLVFEEDDFDVFQDFNAFSEPDFPCFGDDAVQPLWANDDPQPSSSSFPGMFHGNE; encoded by the exons atggatCGGCCGCCGGAGAAGCGTCTGAGGATTATGGTCGGAGATGGCGGCGAGTCGGCggcgatgccgatgccgatgccgatgccgatgctgGCGTCGCCGGGGAGCCGGAAGCTGAGGCAGTCCATGCTCGTGGTGCTCTTCCTGGC GAGTTTGAGGACCACGGTGACGGCCAGCCTCTCCCAGATTGGACGCATG GTTCAGAGAAATGTTGACAGGGCCTTTCAGAAGTCTCAGGCTGCAATGTTTAG CAAATTGGAAAGCTTAGAGGGGCAGCTTCGAGGTCTTCATCAAGAAATG AAACAATTGACACGTCTGTACTCTGCTAGCCAGGCTGCTCAACAAACTAG ACTAGAGACAAATCATGAGCATGGCACTGCCGAGAGATCCAACACTCGGCTGTGTTTCCTGAATGATCTGCAGACACCTATTTACACAGACAAGAATATAGCAGCTGAGAACAAAACACCTATTAAAATTGGCATATTTGAAGGCCAGAATATTATCAGGAAAGGCCCACTGTCTAACATTAAAGTTGAGGTCATGGTTCTCCGAGGCGACTTCTCCAATGATGGTCAGGAGAGCTGGAGCGAGGAGGAGTTCAACAGCCATATAGTGAAAGGCCGGTATGGGCAAGGATTTGTGTTAGGGGGTGATAATTGTGTTGTGCGGCTGACCAATGGGGAGGCATCTCTCGGAAAATTACGCTTCAAGGAAGGGTCATCCAGAACTCGCAGTCGAAAGTTCGTCCTTGCAGCAAGAGTATGTAAGACTGAAACTACCGGTGTTCGTGTTCAGGAAGCTGTCATGAAGCCTGTGACTGTGCGGGACCGTAGGAATGAAG CAAATGAGAAAAGGCACCCTCCAAAGTTGGATGATGACGTTTATCGTTTGGAGGAGATCTCCAAAGATGGAATTTACCACAAGAGGCTTCAGAAGGCGCATATCTTCACTGTGCATGACTTCTTGAAAGCTTTGAACAAGAATGACAAGAAGCTGCGTGAAGAA GTTCTCCAGATGAGGAAGCAGCACAATTCTTTTGTAAAAATGGTAAACCATGCCAGGGAGTGCTGTCTCAGAGAGAAGTATGATTTGAAAGCATATGAAAATGAAGAGAGAAATGTGAGACTTTATTTCAACTGTGTGGATCAACTTGTTGGAGCAGAATTTCAGGGTGAGTATATCACACAAGACGAATTCGATCCAGCTCAGAAG GCTCAAGCAAACAAACTGAAAGAGTGCGCACATGATAAATTGGAGGACATTTCATTTGATTATGTAATGAGGAACAACTTCCCAGCAAAAGTATGTACAAGTTCAAATGCTGCTGTCGCGGGCCCATTCTTTCCAAATCCTTCTGGTCAAAACATGTCCAATCAAG GTGAACTATTGATGTATTCATTCTTACTCATACGATGCATAACTAGTCTAAAATCGACAGACCATAACTTGTTGGTTGAAGGTACTTCAGCAGCTGTGAGCCTGGGCCATGACGAGGTCAGCTCTCTAGCTGAACCATTACTACCAACTGAAGAGCAAGTTCCGCTTGGTCCAACTAATTCTTGCAATTCTGTCGTGGAGCATGGTCCGCTTTCTGATCTTGTGTTCGAAGAAGACGACTTTGATGTGTTCCAGGATTTCAATGCATTTTCTGAACCAGACTTCCCCTGCTTTGGAGATGATGCAGTGCAACCATTGTGGGCCAATGATGATCCGCAGCCTAGCAGCTCTTCTTTTCCTGGAATGTTTCACGGCAATGAGTGA
- the LOC100824927 gene encoding calmodulin-binding protein 60 A isoform X4 has translation MDRPPEKRLRIMVGDGGESAAMPMPMPMPMLASPGSRKLRQSMLVVLFLASLRTTVTASLSQIGRMVQRNVDRAFQKSQAAMFSKLESLEGQLRGLHQEMKQLTRLYSASQAAQQTRLETNHEHGTAERSNTRLCFLNDLQTPIYTDKNIAAENKTPIKIGIFEGQNIIRKGPLSNIKVEVMVLRGDFSNDGQESWSEEEFNSHIVKGRYGQGFVLGGDNCVVRLTNGEASLGKLRFKEGSSRTRSRKFVLAARVCKTETTGVRVQEAVMKPVTVRDRRNEANEKRHPPKLDDDVYRLEEISKDGIYHKRLQKAHIFTVHDFLKALNKNDKKLREEVLQMRKQHNSFVKMVNHARECCLREKYDLKAYENEERNVRLYFNCVDQLVGAEFQGEYITQDEFDPAQKAQANKLKECAHDKLEDISFDYVMRNNFPAKVCTSSNAAVAGPFFPNPSGQNMSNQGTSAAVSLGHDEVSSLAEPLLPTEEQVPLGPTNSCNSVVEHGPLSDLVFEEDDFDVFQDFNAFSEPDFPCFGDDAVQPLWANDDPQPSSSSFPGMFHGNE, from the exons atggatCGGCCGCCGGAGAAGCGTCTGAGGATTATGGTCGGAGATGGCGGCGAGTCGGCggcgatgccgatgccgatgccgatgccgatgctgGCGTCGCCGGGGAGCCGGAAGCTGAGGCAGTCCATGCTCGTGGTGCTCTTCCTGGC GAGTTTGAGGACCACGGTGACGGCCAGCCTCTCCCAGATTGGACGCATG GTTCAGAGAAATGTTGACAGGGCCTTTCAGAAGTCTCAGGCTGCAATGTTTAG CAAATTGGAAAGCTTAGAGGGGCAGCTTCGAGGTCTTCATCAAGAAATG AAACAATTGACACGTCTGTACTCTGCTAGCCAGGCTGCTCAACAAACTAG ACTAGAGACAAATCATGAGCATGGCACTGCCGAGAGATCCAACACTCGGCTGTGTTTCCTGAATGATCTGCAGACACCTATTTACACAGACAAGAATATAGCAGCTGAGAACAAAACACCTATTAAAATTGGCATATTTGAAGGCCAGAATATTATCAGGAAAGGCCCACTGTCTAACATTAAAGTTGAGGTCATGGTTCTCCGAGGCGACTTCTCCAATGATGGTCAGGAGAGCTGGAGCGAGGAGGAGTTCAACAGCCATATAGTGAAAGGCCGGTATGGGCAAGGATTTGTGTTAGGGGGTGATAATTGTGTTGTGCGGCTGACCAATGGGGAGGCATCTCTCGGAAAATTACGCTTCAAGGAAGGGTCATCCAGAACTCGCAGTCGAAAGTTCGTCCTTGCAGCAAGAGTATGTAAGACTGAAACTACCGGTGTTCGTGTTCAGGAAGCTGTCATGAAGCCTGTGACTGTGCGGGACCGTAGGAATGAAG CAAATGAGAAAAGGCACCCTCCAAAGTTGGATGATGACGTTTATCGTTTGGAGGAGATCTCCAAAGATGGAATTTACCACAAGAGGCTTCAGAAGGCGCATATCTTCACTGTGCATGACTTCTTGAAAGCTTTGAACAAGAATGACAAGAAGCTGCGTGAAGAA GTTCTCCAGATGAGGAAGCAGCACAATTCTTTTGTAAAAATGGTAAACCATGCCAGGGAGTGCTGTCTCAGAGAGAAGTATGATTTGAAAGCATATGAAAATGAAGAGAGAAATGTGAGACTTTATTTCAACTGTGTGGATCAACTTGTTGGAGCAGAATTTCAGGGTGAGTATATCACACAAGACGAATTCGATCCAGCTCAGAAG GCTCAAGCAAACAAACTGAAAGAGTGCGCACATGATAAATTGGAGGACATTTCATTTGATTATGTAATGAGGAACAACTTCCCAGCAAAAGTATGTACAAGTTCAAATGCTGCTGTCGCGGGCCCATTCTTTCCAAATCCTTCTGGTCAAAACATGTCCAATCAAG GTACTTCAGCAGCTGTGAGCCTGGGCCATGACGAGGTCAGCTCTCTAGCTGAACCATTACTACCAACTGAAGAGCAAGTTCCGCTTGGTCCAACTAATTCTTGCAATTCTGTCGTGGAGCATGGTCCGCTTTCTGATCTTGTGTTCGAAGAAGACGACTTTGATGTGTTCCAGGATTTCAATGCATTTTCTGAACCAGACTTCCCCTGCTTTGGAGATGATGCAGTGCAACCATTGTGGGCCAATGATGATCCGCAGCCTAGCAGCTCTTCTTTTCCTGGAATGTTTCACGGCAATGAGTGA
- the LOC100825228 gene encoding cytochrome P450 87A3 produces the protein MWVASEQQMEAMACSVLVVAAPLLASLLLHLYFKWWSSGPYKAKGRLPPGSRGLPVLGETLEFFRQSPSLELHPFFRRRLERYGPIFTTNLIHEDLVVSLDSELNNLVFQQDEKLFENWWPESVMRIIGAESIIPTMGSFHKHAKTLILRLFGPENLRQVLLHDVQRTAHASLLSWLNQPSIELKEATSSMIFSVTAKKLISYDSSNSDGKLWKHFDAFLQGLLAFPLYIPGTAFYKCMQGRKEVMKILNKLLDERKKAARQERVDFIDLLIDVLTEEKPAMSENFALNLIFLLLFAGFETTSSGITAAVKFLTDNPKVLQELTDEHDNIRKRRASPDSEITWEEYKSMKFTSYVIHESLRLANIAPVLFKRAREDVHIKGYTIPEGSKVMVCPSAVHLNPTIYKDPEAFNPWRWKDTVEPLGGASKNFMAFGGGLRLCVGADFAKLQMAVFLHYLVTKYRWKAIKGGSVVFSPGLRFPDGFHIQLFPKT, from the exons ATGTGGGTAGCCAGTGAGCAGCAAATGGAGGCCATGGCATGCTCTGTTCTCGTGGTAGCAGCCCCCCTGTTAGCTTCCTTGTTACTTCACTTGTACTTCAAGTGGTGGAGCAGTGGCCCGTATAAAGCGAAAGGGAGGCTGCCCCCGGGATCTAGGGGTCTCCCGGTTCTTGGGGAGACGCTGGAGTTCTTCCGCCAGAGCCCATCTCTCGAGCTGCATCCGTTCTTCAGGCGACGCCTAGAGAG GTACGGTCCAATTTTCACGACAAATTTGATCCATGAAGACCTAGTGGTGTCCCTCGATTCAGAGTTAAATAACTTGGTGTTCCAACAAGATGAGAAGCTCTTTGAGAACTGGTGGCCGGAGTCGGTCATGAGAATAATTGGTGCTGAAAGTATTATTCCAACAATGGGGTCCTTCCACAAGCATGCCAAGACTTTGATCCTTCGTCTCTTCGGCCCCGAAAATCTCAGGCAGGTCCTACTCCATGACGTGCAGAGAACGGCTCACGCAAGCCTGCTTTCCTGGCTTAATCAGCCAAGCATCGAACTGAAGGAGGCAACCTCAAGT ATGATATTCAGCGTTACAGCCAAGAAACTCATCAGCTACGACTCCTCAAACTCAGACGGGAAGTTGTGGAAACATTTCGATGCATTCCTTCAGGGACTACTGGCATTTCCACTTTACATTCCTGGCACAGCATTCTACAAATGTATGCAG GGGCGAAAGGAGGTCATGAAGATACTAAACAAACTTCTCGATGAAAGAAAGAAGGCAGCTCGACAGGAAAGAGTTGACTTCATCGATCTCCTGATCGATGTACTTACAGAGGAGAAGCCTGCAATGAGCGAGAATTTTGCACTGAATTTGATCTTCCTGCTGCTTTTCGCTGGCTTTGAGACAACATCATCCGGGATAACTGCTGCAGTCAAATTTCTAACTGATAATCCCAAGGTCTTGCAAGAACTAACA GATGAACACGACAACATTCGAAAAAGAAGGGCAAGTCCTGATTCTGAAATCACATGGGAGGAATACAAATCCATGAAATTTACAtcgtat GTTATACATGAATCACTGAGGCTGGCTAATATTGCCCCGGTGTTATTTAAAAGAGCAAGAGAGGATGTTCATATAAAAG GTTACACTATTCCGGAAGGATCAAAGGTCATGGTGTGCCCTTCCGCTGTTCACCTTAATCCTACTATTTACAAGGACCCCGAAGCATTCAATCCATGGAGGTGGAAG GATACCGTCGAACCACTTGGTGGCGCCTCCAAAAATTTCATGGCCTTCGGTGGGGGTTTGCGGTTATGTGTTGGTGCAGATTTTGCCAAGCTACAAATGGCTGTCTTCCTCCATTATCTAGTTACTAAATACAG GTGGAAAGCCATCAAGGGAGGAAGCGTGGTGTTTTCTCCAGGACTACGATTTCCAGACGGCTTTCACATCCAACTTTTCCCAAAAACTTGA
- the LOC100833194 gene encoding premnaspirodiene oxygenase — translation MAAANLPLYSLLVLSLAIPLLFFMWRRSAARSPALLVRRPPPSPWALPVIGHLHHLSSDVPHRALHHLSRRHGPLMTLRFGELEVVVASSSDAAREIMKTHDANFASRPLTSMQQLAFQGAEGLVFAPYGDGWRQLRRICATQLLGSGSVRSFRRVREEELGRLLRSIVGTSHLPAVNLSRGVSAYVADSTVRAVIGTRFKERDAYLRILHDLLRIVPGMTLPDLFPSWRLASLVSSVPGRIKRHSRDMKRLMDTIIQERQQERSNSAAAGAGQDSKEEEEDCFLDVLLRLQKDVDSQYPLTTDNIKTVLLDMFGAGSETSATALEWAIAELLRNPRVMHKLQDEVRTAFAGHNKVTEVNLTNLHYLRLVIKETLRLHPPVPLLLPRQCANPCQVLGFDIPEGAMVIVNAWAIAQDPVHWDNPGEFAPERFEEENARDFKGRDYEFLPFGAGRRVCPGMAFGLAHIQLALAALLFHFDWKLPGGKAGEDLDMTEAFVISTRLRSDLLVVAVPRIPVPCPE, via the exons ATGGCCGCCGCAAACCTCCCACTGTACTCGCTTCTAGTACTCTCCCTTGCCATCCCGCTGCTATTCTTCATGTGGAGACGCTCGGCGGCTCGAAGCCCGGCGTTGCTGGTAAGGCGTCCCCCGCCGAGCCCATGGGCGCTGCCCGTCATCGGTCACCTGCACCACCTCTCCAGCGACGTCCCCCACCGTGCCTTGCACCACCTCTCGCGGCGGCACGGCCCGCTAATGACGCTCCGTTTCGGGGAGCTCGAGGTCGTAGTGGCCTCGTCCTCGGACGCCGCTCGCGAGATCATGAAGACCCACGACGCCAACTTCGCGTCCAGGCCGCTAACCTCTATGCAGCAGCTGGCGTTCCAGGGCGCCGAGGGCCTCGTCTTCGCGCCCTACGGCGACGGCTGGCGGCAGCTCCGTAGGATCTGCGCCACTCAGCTCCTCGGCTCCGGCAGCGTCCGGTCCTTCCGCCGCGTCCGCGAGGAAGAGCTTGGACGCCTTTTGCGCTCCATCGTCGGAACAAGTCATTTGCCGGCGGTGAACCTCAGCAGAGGCGTGTCGGCGTACGTGGCGGACTCCACCGTGCGCGCCGTCATCGGCACCCGGTTCAAGGAACGGGACGCGTACCTGCGCATCCTGCACGACTTGCTCAGGATCGTGCCCGGGATGACGCTCCCTGACCTTTTCCCGTCCTGGCGGCTCGCGTCGCTCGTCAGCAGCGTCCCCGGCAGGATCAAGCGGCACAGCAGAGACATGAAACGGCTCATGGACACCATCATTCAGGAGCGCCAGCAGGAGAGAAGCAatagtgctgctgctggagctggacAAGACAgtaaggaagaagaagaagactgcTTCCTCGATGTGCTTCTGAGACTCCAAAAGGATGTGGACTCCCAATATCCACTCACCACTGACAATATCAAGACAGTCCTGCTG GACATGTTTGGCGCAGGCAGTGAGACGTCAGCTACGGCGCTGGAGTGGGCAATTGCCGAGCTGCTGCGGAACCCGAGAGTGATGCACAAGTTGCAAGACGAGGTTCGGACAGCATTTGCTGGCCATAACAAGGTGACAGAAGTGAACCTGACAAATCTACACTACCTGCGGTTAGTCATCAAGGAGACGCTCAGACTGCATCCCCCGGTACCATTGCTACTCCCGCGACAATGTGCAAACCCGTGTCAAGTTCTGGGCTTTGACATACCGGAGGGGGCCATGGTGATCGTGAACGCCTGGGCGATCGCTCAGGATCCCGTGCATTGGGACAACCCCGGCGAGTTCGCACCAGAAAGGTTCGAAGAAGAAAATGCGAGAGATTTCAAAGGGAGAGACTACGAGTTCCTTCCTTTCGGTGCCGGAAGGAGGGTATGCCCTGGCATGGCGTTCGGGCTGGCGCACATTCAGCTCGCGCTTGCCGCCTTGCTCTTTCATTTTGACTGGAAGCTGCCGGGGGGTAAGGCTGGCGAGGATCTGGACATGACGGAGGCGTTTGTGATCTCTACAAGGCTGCGGTCTGATCTTCTGGTTGTCGCGGTCCCTCGTATACCGGTGCCCTGCCCGGAGTAA